A single genomic interval of Arthrobacter globiformis harbors:
- a CDS encoding Rieske (2Fe-2S) protein translates to MSAGLTGDGLHVLGPVDQIPVGEGRAYGVAGEQIAVFRLRDGSLRAVSAVCPHQGGPIADGTIDRAVVMCPLHQHAFELETGCSTSGAGSLRSYHVFADGEQNIVLQLL, encoded by the coding sequence ATGAGCGCCGGACTAACCGGCGACGGGCTGCACGTCCTCGGCCCCGTGGACCAGATCCCGGTGGGTGAGGGGCGCGCGTACGGCGTGGCCGGCGAACAGATCGCGGTGTTCCGCCTCCGGGACGGTTCCCTCCGCGCGGTGTCCGCCGTCTGCCCGCACCAGGGCGGCCCCATCGCCGACGGCACCATCGACCGGGCCGTGGTGATGTGCCCGCTGCACCAGCACGCGTTTGAGCTGGAGACAGGCTGCTCCACCTCCGGGGCCGGCTCGCTGCGCAGCTATCACGTGTTCGCGGACGGCGAGCAGAACATCGTCCTCCAACTCCTTTGA
- a CDS encoding SAM-dependent methyltransferase, whose amino-acid sequence MTARHPAPEGHVGPEDPDAAAHHWDEMYRSRPRVWSGRPNPQLVAEAAGLEPGTALDLGCGEGADALWLAEQGWTVTAVDVSAVALERASQHAAASAAGQRITWLQRDLGAWAPEEQFDLVSAQFLHSTEAPWQRPHQVAADAVRPGGILLIVGHHPDGLPPWRSASNGDSQDQGSHAEEHSHSHGGDGHGGSEMFFTAEQAAAELGIAPPGWRLDVAASREREATGPDGQSAVLADAVLRATRLQPPPT is encoded by the coding sequence ATGACCGCCCGTCACCCTGCCCCCGAAGGGCACGTCGGCCCTGAAGACCCCGATGCCGCAGCGCACCATTGGGACGAAATGTACCGGAGCCGGCCACGAGTGTGGAGCGGCCGGCCCAACCCGCAACTGGTGGCCGAAGCGGCCGGGCTGGAGCCCGGCACTGCCCTGGACCTTGGCTGCGGTGAGGGTGCCGATGCCCTCTGGCTCGCGGAGCAGGGCTGGACGGTGACCGCGGTGGACGTCTCCGCCGTCGCACTGGAACGCGCCTCCCAGCATGCGGCGGCCTCCGCCGCCGGACAACGCATCACGTGGCTGCAGCGCGACCTTGGGGCGTGGGCGCCCGAGGAGCAGTTCGATCTTGTGTCCGCGCAGTTCCTGCACTCCACCGAGGCGCCATGGCAGCGGCCGCACCAGGTGGCTGCGGATGCGGTGCGGCCGGGCGGAATTTTGCTGATCGTCGGCCACCATCCCGACGGCCTGCCGCCCTGGCGGAGTGCTTCGAATGGGGACAGCCAAGACCAGGGCAGCCACGCTGAGGAGCACAGCCACTCGCACGGGGGCGACGGCCACGGGGGTTCGGAGATGTTCTTCACGGCGGAACAGGCCGCGGCCGAGCTCGGCATCGCGCCGCCCGGCTGGCGACTGGATGTTGCGGCCAGCCGGGAGCGGGAGGCCACGGGCCCGGACGGCCAGTCAGCCGTCCTCGCCGACGCCGTTCTGCGCGCCACCCGCCTGCAGCCGCCACCCACCTAG
- a CDS encoding DUF1801 domain-containing protein, protein MEYAAEPRVDAYISALPEWQQAVCREVRELVHAADPEVAETIKRTRQPYFELQGNVCALLAAKDHVNVFLYDGGLTPDPEHLITGGHENKTGRTVAFYEGEAINGPALTEMFRSIIANNRAGGWRRIKNGQKP, encoded by the coding sequence ATGGAATACGCTGCCGAACCGCGCGTTGACGCCTATATCTCGGCACTCCCCGAATGGCAGCAGGCCGTGTGCCGGGAGGTCCGCGAGCTAGTCCACGCCGCCGATCCGGAGGTGGCGGAAACCATCAAACGCACCCGCCAGCCCTACTTTGAACTCCAGGGCAACGTCTGTGCCCTCCTGGCCGCCAAGGACCACGTCAACGTTTTCCTCTACGACGGCGGGCTTACGCCGGATCCGGAGCACCTCATCACGGGCGGGCATGAAAACAAGACCGGCCGCACCGTGGCCTTCTACGAAGGCGAGGCCATCAACGGCCCGGCCCTGACGGAGATGTTCAGGTCCATCATCGCCAACAACCGGGCTGGCGGATGGCGCCGAATTAAGAACGGACAGAAACCATGA